In Saprospiraceae bacterium, the sequence AAACATCTGAAACAAATACCCCTGATCCATCTGTGCCTGCAAATATTTTGGTAGCACTAGCCACTAAAGAAGTGACATTCAAATTAGCTAATCCAGGATTAGTCGAAGCCCAATTGCTTTCTTGGTTTGTGGTCACAAAAACACCTTGCCCAAATGTGCCTAAATAAATAGCATTACCATAAAATGCCATAGAGGTAATTGTGGTCCTGGATGGTAGACCGGATTGCAGACTAGACCATCCTGAGCCTGCATTCACAAATAAACTGTCACTGGAGGTCAGTGCATATAAAGTAGTACTTGTAGTTGAGGCAAACAGTTTTTTAATATTGAGGCTTGGAAGACCTGTATTGTAGGGAGTCCATGTCCTGCCTGTATCTGCACTCGAAAAGACACCTTCTTTTTTAGTCCCGGCAAATAAAGTAGTTCCTACAAATTTTAAATAAGTCACATTTAAACTATCCGTCAATCCAACATTGGCTCTCTGATAGCTGGACGCCAGGTCCCGGCTTGCATAAACACCGTTATCAGTTGCAACTACGACCACCGTAATGCCGCTAGTTTCCATAGCATAGGTTTCACGATTATTAAAATTTGTATTCATTTCTTTCCACGATATCATATTATCGGCTGATTTAAATACACCATCTTTAAGAGTACCAGCTACAAGGTTGGATCTAAATGGTATGATTACGGTTGATTGATTAGTTGGTAATCCTGAATTGACACTTTCCCATCTAATCAAACTTGCAATCGTATTAAACACGCCATTATCTGTAGCTATATACCATGAATTTCCATTATTTGAAATGGATCTTACATTTAGTATCGAAGGCAGACCCGAGTTTGATAATATATAGACAGGATTATTCGTCGTACTTACAGCGGATGAAATATAAATGCCATTTTTATTTATCACTGCAAGTTCGTCAGTGCTGGCGTTGTATGATAAGGATTGGGTACTATCAATCCCCGCTGTATTCAGGTCATTGAAAGAGCTCCAATTAATTCCCTGGTCAGTTGAAACAAAAACCCCTCCCTTAAGTGTGGACAATAGAATTCTATTTCCAGCTTTGATCAAAGAGGTCACCGTTTGATTATTCAAATCCGCATGATTGATTGGAATCCAGTTACTACCTTTATTGATTGTTTTAAAAAGTCCTCCTCCATCGGTGCCTGCGAGTAATGTAATGGAATCCAGGGCAATAAGGGACTTTATCTTCAAATTGCTCAAACCTGAATTGATTTTATTCCAATAACGATCTGTCCCAACAAACCCATTGAATATATATATACCGCTGTCAAGTGTGGCGGCAAACAAATACGAACCGGAATGAGCCAAAGCCGATATTTTACCGCTTTTTAAACCCACCGGAATGGGAGTCCAGGCTACCAAACTTGAATTTGTACTTCGGTAAACACCTCCATTAAATGTACCGATATAAACTAATGAATCATATGCTAACCCACAACTGACGGAACCACCATATGGACCCTTTGATCCAAAATGTGCAAATGCCGAAAAGCCAGTTAGTGTAAAAAATACTATTAAAGCTATATGAGGAATAAATTTGATTTTGTTTGATTTCATAATTTAACTAGTTGAGAGTAATATAAAATTTAAAATAATTCGTTTCAGTTATCCTTAGCCTTTTGAGTTATCCACTCGAGGACTAATTCTACAGTGCATACATCCAATCTGCCATCCGGTGGCATTGGATCTGATCTGGAGTTCATTGAAGCATACAGTACACTGGACTTGGCATTAATTGTGTCTAAATAGCCTTTACCCACTCTGGATAATTGTGCATATGCAACGGAGGGCTCCAACTTAAGATTACCCGCGGGAGAGGAGCCAGAATGACATTCAATTGCAGTACAATGTTGGGCAAATATGGGAAGAATGTCCCGTTGAAATCCAACCTCAACCGGCGTATTATTACAGACAGGATCTTCACTTTTATATAAACAGGAAGACCCATAAAAAACTATGCCAATCAGAGTGATGATCAATCTCACTATTCGTAAATAAACATTGAATGAATATTATTTACAATTTTAGAGGCAAGAGCTGAACTATTTGAAGAAGGTGTAGTAATAGAGAGGTTATCAACCTGCCTTAAATCGACACCGTTAAACAATTTGTTATAATCGATAATAATATGTCCAAAAAGAATTTGACCTTCTTCTGCCACTAGCTCTTTTTCAGGCATTGTAATTTGAATATAATTTTTATTCGTACCGATTTTATAGGCAAACGGCACAGGTGGTTTATTCAGCGTAGCAGATGTATCAATCTTTCCCTGCACATTCATATAGATATATCCATCCGGTTGAGCTGAATTACTAAACCACATTTCAGGCCTGTTTAAGATGGAGGAATCTGATGAAGTCGACGGTATAAGCTTATCGGTCAGTCCATCAAGACCAACTTTAAATCGAAGTGATTTATATCTTTTGACAGGGACCTGACCTATTTCATAAGTAGCTTTTTCAAGTACTTTTATGATTTTTTTCCCGGAGAATGAAAACACTGATCCATCCAGTCCGACCAATTGTACATCCGTGATATATAATTGAGCCATGTTTAGTGAAATCGTTCGTCCCTCTAGCGTATGATAATTAATATTATAAAGGTCTACTTCTTCATTATCAATATAGGTATGCAAATGAAACATAAATGTCCCTGTCTTAGTCTCCTCAGTAGCATCTTTTGAACATGACCATATACTGGTTATAAGTGAGATGATAATTAAGTATTTCATAAAGAGGATTTTTATAAATATTAGAATAAATTCAATGATAAAATATTAACCTGAAAAATTGTTAATATTGAACAAGAACAGAATATGGCAAACTATTAGTAATTTATTATCTGTATGTACCCATTTTCCAGATATTAAACTAAACTTTGTAGTTGAACATTAACTGTAAATAATACTTTATATCGAGTATGTGAGAATTAAGCCAGATAATTTATACCATCAGGCGTTGTATTTATATGCGAATACTTCAAAGTAAAAGCATCTAACTAAATTTATTTAACGGTCCCGATTGAGGTGGCCTGAAAATACTTTTTTCAAATGAAGTTTTGTATAAATTTTGGTGGCCATCTATCAAGTTTTGATTCATTTCAGCCACAAGATTTATTACTTGGTGAGGATTCAATATTTGCAGACAGTAAGATATTTCATTTTGAATTTTCAGGACTTGAGGCATTTTTTTTTGTTGATTCTCTTCATTAGCTCTGATCTTAAGCATTAAAATGCATTTTCCATCGCAATGCAATTGGGGTTTATTCTTATTAATACACAGAACTTTGGCGATGTAATCCTGATTCATCTTGAACGATAGAATGATCCAGGTCTTGGTAAAATATTGCACCAGGATAATTATAACGAACAACAATGAAACTGTAATCCTCACTTATGTTTTTTAATAGTTAACGTTAAAAAACTATGTCTAAGGTAATCGAAAATTATAAATTAAGAACTCATTAACAAATTGCGTTTTATTATATGGCAGATTAAAAATGAGTGGTATAATATTCCAATAATCTGGACAAAGTTTATATAATATTCGTCATGATTTTTTTAGATTGGTATAGGGTATTTAGTTTTGAGAGTGAATTAAATTTTTGACCTTTATTGAGTAAATAGCATAGCTATAACTTATCTTAGATACCTAATAGATTGAAGGATAATTGTAATATATAATTAGTTATATATCAATATAGTATATATTTAATTGCTCTCTACATCCCCTAAGAGGAACATGAATGGTAATTCTCATAATCTTTTTAATTTTTTATGGCTGCACGAGTTTGGAGAAAGCAGCTTGGGAAGCAAGTAATTAACAAAATCTTCAAATTTCCATTTTAAACCAATTAGCTGTTGAGACTATAAATATTTGTCTTTCCACCATTGTATCAATCTCTCTTTGATTTTTTGTTCTGATGCGTTTTCCTGTGGAATATAGAAAGGGGTACCCGCGATCGCCTCCGGAAAGTATTCCTGAGGTACGAAATGATCATCATAGCCATGTGCATATTTATAATCTTTGCCATAATCCAGGGATTTCATCAACTTGGTAGGAGCATTGCGCAGGTGCAGTGGTACCGGCTGAGAAGATTCATTTTTAACCGCATCCAAAGCCGCATCGATAGCCAGGTAGGCTGAATTGCTTTTGGCAGAGGTAGCCAGATAGATGGCCGTCTCAGACAGGATGATTCTGGCTTCAGGCATACCGATCATGTGTATCGCTTGAAAACAGGCTGTAGCGATGAGCAATGCATTTGGATTGGCTAGGCCGATATCTTCTGAGGCGGATACAATCAATCTGCGGGCTATAAATTCAATATCTTCACCACCATGCAACATCCTTGCCAGCCAATATACTGCTGCATGTGGATCACTGCCACGGATCGATTTGATCATAGCTGAGATTATATCATAGTGTTGGTCTCCTCCCTTGTCGTACCGGCCTATGTTTTGTTGCACAGCAGCTGACACGCTCTCATTGGTGACATTAATGATTTCTTCTCCGGACAAGTAGAGGATCTCCAGGATATTATATAACTTCCTACCATCCCCTCCTGATAATAGTACGAGGCTATCGGTTTCGGTGAAGACCCATTTTCGGTCTTTGAGAAGTTCATCCTGGGTGGTTGCTTTGAGTGCCATCCTTACCAGGTCTTCGTCGTCCAGAGCCTTGAACACAAAGACCTGGCATCTGGACAATAGGGCCGAGATCACTTCGAATGAGGGGTTTTCTGTAGTAGCTCCAATCAGTGAAAAAGTGCCTTTTTCTACTGCATGCAGTAGTGAATCCTGCTGGGATTTCGAAAATCGATGTATTTCATCAATAAACAAGATTGGATTGGCCTGGTCAAAAAAATGTTGTCTTTGTGCTTTGTCTATCACTTCGCGGACATCCTTGACTCCGGACTCTATCGCACTCAATTGGAAGAAAGATCGTTTTTGAAGAGCGGCAATCAATCTACCTAAAGTGGTTTTGCCGGATCCGGGCGGTCCCCATAAAATCATAGAGGGTGTATTACCAGATTCTATCAGCTTTCTAAGGACTGCCCCCTGGGCCATCAGATGTGCTTGTCCTGCAAAATCATCCAGGTTTTGTGGTCGCATTCGTTCTGCCAGAGGTATCATGCAGCTAAAATATAAAGAATACCAGACCTGGACTGTGACCTAGAGGAAAACGAAAATAGGATTACGACTCTCAGCTCTTCAATTATGATTATAAAAATCTAACCCTTATTTATCTTTTTTTATCCACTGTGAAACATTAGGGCAGGATAAAAACAGAGGATCAACTCTTACGTAAGTATCCTGGATATGGCTCTCGAGCCAGGTGGTGAGCACTTCGTTCTTTTTGCCTTCTTTGGCTAATGCCTGGAATTTTGAATAGTCCTGTTTTAAATTAGCTTGATGAGGATCGGTCCTGGTATTGAGATATAAGATTTTATAATATTTTTCACCAGTAGGAGTGATTAATTCTACTGGATTGGATATACCTTTCACCTTGACCGTATCGAGGGTAAAATAAACTTCGGGCTCCAGGTCTTTAATTTCAAAGAAGGTATCGCCTGTCTTGGGATTGGTGATTCTTCCGTCATTGTTATAACTCTGCTCTTTTTTATCTCCAAATTGTTTTACTGCCTGGGATAAAGTGATGGAATCTTTCTCAATCATGTTTTTGACTCTGATCAATTTGTTTTTGGCCAAGTCAAGGTCTTGTTGTTCGATCTCAGGTTTGATCAGTATATGCCTTGCATGAATGGTATTTCCTCGCAATTCGAGTAGCTGAATGATATGAAAGCCAAATTCAGTCTCAAGGATTGGAGAAATCTGTGATGGCTCGAGATTGTATGCTGCAGCCTCAAATTCTGGTACGAAGGTGCCTCGTTTGGCCCAACCAAGATCTCCGCCATTTCTAGCAGAACCCGGGTCATCAGAGAACGTAGAAGCCAAATCAGTGAATTGCTCACCTGCTTGCAGTCTTACTAGTATCTTTTCCATTTTAGCCCTGGATCGGGCTTTGGATGAATCATTTGCCACAGGTTTTACCACGATCTCAGATACTTCTACCTCACTGCTCAGGTAAGGCAAACTATCACTTGGGATTTTATTGTAAAATTCTTTGACTTCTGTAGGCGTTATGAGGATATCTTCCATTAGTTTAGTACGCATTTTTTCAGCGATGAGTTGATTTTCCAGGTCAGTACGAAATTCTTCTCTTACTTCGTTGATAGATTTACCGTAGTAGGCTTCAAACTGGGTGACATCATTGCCCATAGATTCAAGAATGCGTTCTATCCTGGCTTCTAATTGACTGTTTACTTCTTCATCTGTGACAACTACACTATCCACAAAGGCCTGGTGAACCAATAATTTTGAAACCATCATATTCTCAAGCATAAAACACTTTTCTTCGGGTCTCACAGGTCCCTGGCGAGATTCTATAAGTTTGATCTGTTCAGCCAGGTCCGAGAGTAAGATTACTTCATTACCCACTTCACAGATCACTTTATCTATGATTTGTCTTTGGCTGACAGCATTTGTCCAGGCAAATAAAAGGATGATGCCCGATAGAAGGAAAGACTTGAGTGCGGCCATATTATTTATATTGAAAAGTGACATTGTTTTTTCTGAGTTCGGTTTCGTATAATTTGGTTTTAAAATCTTCGACAAGTTTGTTTTTTCTTTGGTTGAGGATAATGCGCCTCGCTTTGGGTGCCACATAAGACATCGGTGCTGCATCTTGTTTCGAGACTAATTCTAATACCTGAAAAAAATAGGTATACTGTTTATCACTAAAACTAAGGCTTTCCCCAGTAGTCCAGTTTCTTGTACTGATTCGGTTCGCGGGAAAAAGACTTTCAATATCCTCAAGATTATGCCAGACACTATCTTCCAGGTGAAAGATACCGTCGTATTTCTCGCTCATACGGGCTAGTTTTTTACGATTGGCATCATCATTTATTCCGTCCCACCATTCTCTGACATTACGCAGTTCCTTGATATCATCCGGGATTTTTACAAAGTAACAACGTATGATCGAAGTCTCAAGTTGATACTGGTCTTTGTTTTTTCATAAAAATCCCTTAATTCTTCTTCAGAGACTAAAGAATCCAGGTTTTGCTCGGTCAACAATTTTTGAAAATTAAGGCTGATAAGTGATTCACTGTATTTTTTGAGCAATTCTTCAATTTCCAAATCCTGGGGAATATGTTTTTCTGCTTCCGTTAAAAAAACTTGCTCCTTAGTCCACCTTGTAGCAAAAGAGCCTATCAATTGCAGGCTGTCATCGTGATTGGCGTTTAGAGGAAACATTCCTGCCATATCACTGAGGTGTAATTTTTTGTCATAAACAGTCGCGATGAGTTTGTCCACTGGTTTATTCTTATTATCAAGCAAATTACAACCTTGGATCAGGATCATGAAAAGTAAAAGTGAGTTTAGGTAGCTCAAAGTTCAGTTTATTTTTTAATCAAACTGTCGAATACTTCCTGATTGACTACTACTTTATATTCTTTTTGTAATTGTGCGACCCATTCTTTCTCCAGATAATCCTGATAGTCTGCTATGACATAACCTCGTGCTTCTTCGAGTGTTTTTTGACTTGGGGGGAGTATCTTCTCCACTTTTTTCCAGGTAGTAATGCCTTTTTCTTTATCGATATTGAATGGTGTCAGGAAGTTGGCTGTCCAGGAAAGTGATTTCATCTCCTCTGATTCTTTCTCGAGATAATCTTTTTCAAATGTCACTAAAGTTTGTTTTTTATTAAATTTTTTAAACAATTTTTCCTGGGATTTTTTGCCTGAATATGCATAAATGGTCTTTACCAATGCCTCGTCAGTGGATTTGACGGTGTACTCATTGACCATGGCCCGCTCATTCCACATATAAGCACTTTTGTTTTTATTGTAAAAGGCCTTTAGACCAACCGAATCACTTGAAGCTCTATCCCATACTGACTGCCTCGTAATCTCAAATAATAAAATTCCTTCTTCATACTCACGCATCAGATTTCTGAATTCAGGGTAACTTTTTGACAAATTGCCTTGCTCAAATTCAATGACCTTGTCGTTGATATAAGATTTGAATATCGCCGGGACAATGACACTCCCAGGTGTGCCGTTGGGATATTGAAGTCTCTCCTGCGTATTGCTTTTAAGATATTGGGCAAAAGGTTTAGAGGTGTAGGAGGAATTGCCTAATCTGAATAATTCTAAGTCTGGCAATTCAGGGGATACCTCCCAGCTAAATGAGGCTACATCTGTCGGCAATGCATCTGTAAAGTTCTTGAGGTTTTGATCGTTGACCTGAAAATGATTATTGCTTTTGATACGATCTATTACTCTGCTTCTGGCATATTGGTATCTGCTGTCAGACTCGAGTAAAACTTTGATTTTTTCTTTTGCTATAGCGTATGGTTCTTCTTCTTTCTGGCTTATTCTTTTGATGATATGCCATCCAAGTCGCGTTTCGATAGGTTTTGAAATATCGCCATCTATCTTAAGTGAAAAGACTTCGTCTTCAAATGTTTTGTCAAATTGATTGATCCCAATAAAGCCTATGTAACCATCCCTGGCTTTGCTGTTGGCATCTTCGGAGTAGGTGCCGACCAACTGCTTGAAATCGCCTCCGTTTTTCAATTGTTGGTAAACCTGCATAGCTTTGTCTTTACTTCCAGGATCAGCAGGATTTTTGATAAGAATTTGAGCTATTTCTATTTCCTTGCGCGCAGGTCTGATATCATCGACCCTAAGGATATGGTAGCCTGCACTGGATCTGACTGGTTTAGAAAACTCCCCGATTTTCAAAGCATAAATCGTGTTTTCAATGTTGTAAAATCCTTCCGGCAACATAGCTGATACATATCCCAGGTCACCACTATAATTGAGATTTGATCGATCGTCAGAATTGTCCATGACTACTTTTCCAAAGGGCACTCCTTTGGCCAATTCTTCGTAAGCTTTCATAGCACGTGTATAGGCGGAAAGGGTATCTGCAGGTGAAGCATTGGGAGCCAATTGAAAGAATACATGTTTTACAGAAATGTCGTGTTTCTGCCGCTCATAAATCTCTTTTATGAGCTGATCGGTAACCTCTTTGTCCATAATGTACGAATTAGATACCTGCTGCTGATACATATGAAGTTCTTCCCTAAGATCCTGAAGAGTGTCAAGTTTCAAAGCCTTTGCCTTGGCTACTTTCAATTTAAACTTTTGGTAAAGATCAAGGTATTCATCCAGGGATTTTTTGGAGTAATCTGCATCCTTTCCGTTGTTTTTGCCATAGATGTACAGAAACTCGTCCACACTGACCGGACTATTATTAATCGTAAATAGTGTTTTTGAGAGATCCTGGCTAAAAGCAAAAAAGCTAAAGACTATAAAAAAAAGTAAAGTATAACTTATTCGTTTTGAATACTTCATAGAGTTGATGTTGTGGGCGCAAATTTACAAATTCATTCCTTATCGAAATTTTAAAATAGAAGAAGAAATGAGGTTTTTGAGAACAAATCGGATATTAAAAGCACCTGATAGCACTTCTGAGCCAGACTAAGCTGTCAAAATGAGGCTGACCACGGCTCATATAAACTAAGAATATCGTCTATCATGCATACTCAATAACACCACTAATTAGGATCATTTTTGGCCAAAACCATTATTTTCTGGAGTGTTGCATCAATATCGTGTACGGGCAAGTCTAACTCTAATGTTTTTTGATTTAGCCAAAAATCTATATGACTGGCGAAGTCTTTGAGTTGATGGGTAAACCTTACGGCTACACCCAGCGCCATCAGCGCGGCTGCGTTACAATATTGTTCGTAGTGATTTTTAATGGGAATACACATCAATTTTTTCTTTAAAAAAATCGCTTCTGCAGGAGTCTCAAATCCTCCACCGGTGATCACGCCATGACTACCGATCATGCTTTGGGTGAATAATTCATCCTGAATTGGATAAAATGTGATGTTCTGATGCACCGAGATCTCTGTGATATGTGGAAGAAAACAATGAAACTTCAGACCTTTTATTTGAGTCAGATGGTGTTGGAAAAACTTCCTGTCGTAGCCACTCAGGTAGATGGTGATATGTCCTTGATCCTGAGGCGTTGAGGAGAGAATGTTCTGTTTGATGATTGGGGGTAATATAAAATCGTCATAGGATTGGAAATGCAGACCGATATAATGGGTCGAAGTGGCATATTCTTTTAATATCCACTCTCCTAAGGGATTGCGGACTTTGGGTCTGGGAGAAAGCTGGCTTCGGAAGCTAGCTTGATGGCTTATCTGAATTGACGCTTTCTTTTTTATCTTACAACTTAATGCTGCAATGGGCTCAAAATCATTGATTACAAGATCGTATTGCTCTGTAGGTAGTGCTTTTGCTTGCTTGATCACCGTGGTCCAACTGTTCTTTTTGACGATGTCTGTTAGGCTGAGCCCACCATGATGACCATAAAATAGCGATAGGCCCTTACTCGTGTACTTTATTGGAAGATTTACCGGCAAAGTACAGTTTTGACCACTTAGGAAGATATCTACCTGGCCTAGTTTTTGAAGATGTGGAGTAAGCTGGACAGCCCGGCTGATATGGCCATTGCCGGTAGCCTGAACCGCATATAATATTTTCATCTTAGCCAAAAATTAATGGATTTGCAATTTTGAAACGATCATGGCAGCAATCATAGAGGGTTCCATTTTAGTTTCTGACTTGATTTCTTTTTGAATTTGCTTGAGGCCTGCCGGAAATTCTGCTTTGTTATAATGATAGATAGACCATTGTTTATCAAAATACTCCAAAGCAGTCAGGTTTTCTACCCAATCTCCGCTGTTGAGATATGTTGTGGTGCGATTTTCTTTAGATATGGTTCTGATCTGAGGTTGATGTATATGACCACATATCACATAATCATATTGATTTTTTA encodes:
- a CDS encoding replication-associated recombination protein A — encoded protein: MIPLAERMRPQNLDDFAGQAHLMAQGAVLRKLIESGNTPSMILWGPPGSGKTTLGRLIAALQKRSFFQLSAIESGVKDVREVIDKAQRQHFFDQANPILFIDEIHRFSKSQQDSLLHAVEKGTFSLIGATTENPSFEVISALLSRCQVFVFKALDDEDLVRMALKATTQDELLKDRKWVFTETDSLVLLSGGDGRKLYNILEILYLSGEEIINVTNESVSAAVQQNIGRYDKGGDQHYDIISAMIKSIRGSDPHAAVYWLARMLHGGEDIEFIARRLIVSASEDIGLANPNALLIATACFQAIHMIGMPEARIILSETAIYLATSAKSNSAYLAIDAALDAVKNESSQPVPLHLRNAPTKLMKSLDYGKDYKYAHGYDDHFVPQEYFPEAIAGTPFYIPQENASEQKIKERLIQWWKDKYL
- a CDS encoding peptidylprolyl isomerase, whose amino-acid sequence is MKYSKRISYTLLFFIVFSFFAFSQDLSKTLFTINNSPVSVDEFLYIYGKNNGKDADYSKKSLDEYLDLYQKFKLKVAKAKALKLDTLQDLREELHMYQQQVSNSYIMDKEVTDQLIKEIYERQKHDISVKHVFFQLAPNASPADTLSAYTRAMKAYEELAKGVPFGKVVMDNSDDRSNLNYSGDLGYVSAMLPEGFYNIENTIYALKIGEFSKPVRSSAGYHILRVDDIRPARKEIEIAQILIKNPADPGSKDKAMQVYQQLKNGGDFKQLVGTYSEDANSKARDGYIGFIGINQFDKTFEDEVFSLKIDGDISKPIETRLGWHIIKRISQKEEEPYAIAKEKIKVLLESDSRYQYARSRVIDRIKSNNHFQVNDQNLKNFTDALPTDVASFSWEVSPELPDLELFRLGNSSYTSKPFAQYLKSNTQERLQYPNGTPGSVIVPAIFKSYINDKVIEFEQGNLSKSYPEFRNLMREYEEGILLFEITRQSVWDRASSDSVGLKAFYNKNKSAYMWNERAMVNEYTVKSTDEALVKTIYAYSGKKSQEKLFKKFNKKQTLVTFEKDYLEKESEEMKSLSWTANFLTPFNIDKEKGITTWKKVEKILPPSQKTLEEARGYVIADYQDYLEKEWVAQLQKEYKVVVNQEVFDSLIKK
- a CDS encoding T9SS type A sorting domain-containing protein, translated to MKSNKIKFIPHIALIVFFTLTGFSAFAHFGSKGPYGGSVSCGLAYDSLVYIGTFNGGVYRSTNSSLVAWTPIPVGLKSGKISALAHSGSYLFAATLDSGIYIFNGFVGTDRYWNKINSGLSNLKIKSLIALDSITLLAGTDGGGLFKTINKGSNWIPINHADLNNQTVTSLIKAGNRILLSTLKGGVFVSTDQGINWSSFNDLNTAGIDSTQSLSYNASTDELAVINKNGIYISSAVSTTNNPVYILSNSGLPSILNVRSISNNGNSWYIATDNGVFNTIASLIRWESVNSGLPTNQSTVIIPFRSNLVAGTLKDGVFKSADNMISWKEMNTNFNNRETYAMETSGITVVVVATDNGVYASRDLASSYQRANVGLTDSLNVTYLKFVGTTLFAGTKKEGVFSSADTGRTWTPYNTGLPSLNIKKLFASTTSTTLYALTSSDSLFVNAGSGWSSLQSGLPSRTTITSMAFYGNAIYLGTFGQGVFVTTNQESNWASTNPGLANLNVTSLVASATKIFAGTDGSGVFVSDVSPINWQQTAPVSISHTTLMGLDGNRIQEMGYYANYIFASYKGGLLATADNGKTWIAGGNQFNLPSYTNVHAITFVTTRVFVSTDNNAVYSNALSELPVVLGIHDIDHSVSNAIAISPNPNQGNFTLQLNGLKTDIRGVAIFDNIGRLMSDFTYAKGEKSISIHTAHPPGIYFIQIRTKQGIGIKKMVIN
- a CDS encoding peptidylprolyl isomerase, yielding MAALKSFLLSGIILLFAWTNAVSQRQIIDKVICEVGNEVILLSDLAEQIKLIESRQGPVRPEEKCFMLENMMVSKLLVHQAFVDSVVVTDEEVNSQLEARIERILESMGNDVTQFEAYYGKSINEVREEFRTDLENQLIAEKMRTKLMEDILITPTEVKEFYNKIPSDSLPYLSSEVEVSEIVVKPVANDSSKARSRAKMEKILVRLQAGEQFTDLASTFSDDPGSARNGGDLGWAKRGTFVPEFEAAAYNLEPSQISPILETEFGFHIIQLLELRGNTIHARHILIKPEIEQQDLDLAKNKLIRVKNMIEKDSITLSQAVKQFGDKKEQSYNNDGRITNPKTGDTFFEIKDLEPEVYFTLDTVKVKGISNPVELITPTGEKYYKILYLNTRTDPHQANLKQDYSKFQALAKEGKKNEVLTTWLESHIQDTYVRVDPLFLSCPNVSQWIKKDK
- a CDS encoding glycosyl transferase, coding for MKILYAVQATGNGHISRAVQLTPHLQKLGQVDIFLSGQNCTLPVNLPIKYTSKGLSLFYGHHGGLSLTDIVKKNSWTTVIKQAKALPTEQYDLVINDFEPIAALSCKIKKKASIQISHQASFRSQLSPRPKVRNPLGEWILKEYATSTHYIGLHFQSYDDFILPPIIKQNILSSTPQDQGHITIYLSGYDRKFFQHHLTQIKGLKFHCFLPHITEISVHQNITFYPIQDELFTQSMIGSHGVITGGGFETPAEAIFLKKKLMCIPIKNHYEQYCNAAALMALGVAVRFTHQLKDFASHIDFWLNQKTLELDLPVHDIDATLQKIMVLAKNDPN